The following nucleotide sequence is from Synchiropus splendidus isolate RoL2022-P1 chromosome 1, RoL_Sspl_1.0, whole genome shotgun sequence.
CTAAACTGTGGTACATTTGGAATTATATGTAGTAATAATTTAAAAGCGAAATTACAGTTTCTTTTGAAGTTTCGATCTGACTTCATGTCTTCTCTGCTCATCATTCATTATTGGTTGTCCTCTCCATCATCCCCGGTCcggctctcctctccacaaatcataccaataaataaaaacagcaaacGATCTTTTCATTGGAAAACcagtggtgcaaaataaaccAGATATAATCCAAGACATGATTAAAACCCGAAGACATTTTTGTATCATTTCAGGTGACACTAGAATGAAACAGGAGTTGGAAATTGGCATGTGTTTCTGGCCAAATGGATTCAGATTCATGACAAAGATTagggtcaataaaaaaaagaaaaatcctgaaTAAAACGAACTAAAGAGGAAATAAAACGTCAAAAATGAATAAGCAGTGATGTGTTTCAAAAcgaaagtgtgtgtgtccagccTCATTAGCCGTCAGAGACAACAATGATGGAAGGGTCATGTGGTCCGTTTGGAGGCCGCTGCTCATAAATCACGCCCACGCTGTCCCTGACAACCTGGGAACCGTCGGGTCGACCCACTTCTGCTCGGAGTGAGATCACTCTGAGGTGGAAGAAGCTTTTTATTGTGAGCTGCCGAAGTGTCCTGCCCTTTATctcgcatgtgtgtgtggttgtttaTCATACTTTGTGTGGACCAATTCTAGACATAACACTATTCTCCTGAGGACCGTGTGACTTTGTgacctcacaaggttaagcctcagtttgaggatgaagactttaacAAATTGACTGGGTCATTGTCATCGGGTCTAAGTTCAGAGTCGCCATGTGTTATGGGTGGTAGgtttaggaggagaggctggggaaagggtgatggcaatgaagGGTGGCAAcacaaacacgtgtgtgtgtcagtagcGTGTTGAGCAGGTCATTAATCACGTCGCTGACATGCAGAGCAGCAGGCAGAGGTTCCTCTGGATACAGCTGCAGGGCCACACTCATGTGTTGACTCCCCCACGGATCCGCCCTCGCTCCCAGTAGCTGTATAGACTGTCATCCGTGTCAGTCATCGGTCAGTCTGGCGCTCGGTGACGTGACTGAATCCACTCTCacccagtttttgttttttcatctgtcGTTACTCTGACAAGCTTTGAAGTGGAATAAGCTGGTTAAAATGGATGGACGCAAcggaaataaaacacagcattacTTTATGACAAATCCAATTACTGTTGATAAAATTTATGTCATTAAATGTACTTAATTTAACAGCCTTTaagaatgaaaagcaaaaaccaAACTTGTTTAACACAAATTCTATttaggcaaaaaatagaaatgaaaatacagcaTGTAGACAATAGTTCCTAgttaaatagaaatgaaaataataaaatttaatttatttatagatGAAAATTAACcacaacatttgaaaaacaaaattagttTATCATTAAAACTTGAgtctgaaaaaaataactttttttttttaaagatgacgATTATTACTAACAATAAGAACAAGCAATAAGAGTGTTGATcataaaaaaggaaacaaaataagTGACAGTGGAATTAAAAACATGAActaaataaatctaaaataaatgcattcatttaaattattaatattctGCGGCTCTCCTTGGAAATTGATGAtcaaaaacatgaacacaatgaggtaaaaaataatgaaaagtgaTGCGTAATTGTTGTGTAAAATGTAGGACAACTCTGTGACAGCTTGTGATGCATCTGATCCCTGAGACTGTTGCGCCCACTGTTTGGGCTCTTGGTTGCAAAGGCTCCGTTGCTTGGTTGGAGCATGTACAGAGGGGGATCTGGCCCCAGCTGAGTGTGGCGCTCGACAGGTCTGGTCTGTGTTCGGGGCGGGAGCTTCTGCTCGttagccgcagcagcagcagcgctagCTCATTAATCATCCTGACAgagtgaaaaacaacatttcCTCCTTAATGACTCGCTTGAGTCATCGTCTCCTCAGATCTGTGTGTTTTGGACTCTCTCCGGTCTGCGGCGGCACGCCTCTCTCTgcccggcggcggcggcagctccGACTCGCTGAGCCGCAAGAAACATTGCCGTCAGGATCCAGATGGGGAAGGTGGGGTGCCACTACCCCACCGCCCACCTCCGCATGTGGCTAACCCGCCTGCGCCTGCCGGCCTCCAGACCTTCGACCGATCGCTGCCAAAGCACGTTTTTCCATCAAGCAGCGGCCCGTGATGCATGAGAGCTGACAAGCGAGCCCCCGGAGCGGACTGGGATCAGAACCAGCTGCGGCCTCCGACGCTAGCAGCCAGGCCATAATTACCTTAGCCCAGCCGCGCGCCGCTAAACTCCCCAGAAATAGCAGAAGAAACAGAAATACCTGTTGATGCGCGAGCGGACTCATCAGAACTGCGGTCGGGCCTAAGTGAGGGGTTCGCCGCGGTTTGAGAGAAGATGGCGGCCCACATCTGGGTCCTCTTTATTTTTGGAGCCCTTGAAGAGccggatgatggatggagtgaTAAAGTTGGAGGGGAGACAGAGTGAAAGCGAAGGAGTCCGGTTCTGGGAAGCTGTCCTGTGATTCATAGATGATCCAGAACCGCCCAGATGTTTGTCATTTGGACCGACGCACAAATCAAATCTGCCGCTTcaaaacagaaatgtgttttaacgtTCTGGTGTCTCCTGTTTCCTCCTTCTTCTGGCATCTTCATGAACGTCGGGTGATGAAGGCACagatcgtcatcatcatccatcactGGACCTGTCAAGCGGTCGCCCAGAGGCTCGGCCCAACCCCCCTCCTGGACCACAAGCAGCTCCATTTTTTGGTGACATAAAAGAGAGGGGAGGGTTCTGGTAGGAACCTGCTGCAGAAGTGTGAGACACCACAGCCACGTTAGCTTGGAAGCAAAAAAAGACATCTGCTCCATGTCGACTTCTCTCACGACTTGCAGACCAGCATTGAGGAACCTGCcgcttcctcctcccctcttgTCCGCCTGTCGACACGAAGATGTGAAAAACGACTTCCTGCACAGATGATCGTCCAAAAACCTGATCCAGATGCGGAGCTTCTCTGAGGAGAATCGTCACGACACCAGCACCAGGTCAACACATCTTGACTTCAGCGCCATATTAGCCAAAAGCCTGTGCCTCCAGGAGGACGAGTGCCTTGCTTCAGATAGCGATCAGGGCGTGAGGAGTGGAGAACCCAGGCCTCAGACTGACAGACGAGCACCAGCTTCAAACCTTCTCGTGTTTATTTAAGAAAATAAGGCCTCGCGGCGCCACCACAGGTGTTACAAAAGATGGCATTTTGGTGGCGGGCATGAGTTGGAACATTCATTCTCGTAGGATCGGTCGAAATAAATACAAACTCTATTCAAAGGAAAGCATGCAGAACTGGGGAGGTTTGTTAAAGCTATCAACCCAACATCAGAGGTGTGTTTACAGGAACAGTTTGACATGACGGTGAAGCAGGGTCAAGCTACGGAGCTACGACAGCAAGGTCTCCCCAGGATCAACTTTGCCCCTTGGTGACACGTTGAGTTGTCAGCTAAGCTAAACAACAAACCAAATTAGAATCTCGTATCTTTAAATTTCCAGTGGAAAGTTTACACTCAACAGTGGCAGGATTCTCAAAATGTAATGCAACAAATGACCAAAACTATGAGgctgaaatgcaaaaaaaaacatttgatagTTCATTTGTTGACAGCAAAAAAAGATGTTCATAGTAGGTCGACTGCGAGTGACGTGGAGCACGGAGGACAGAAACTGCTTTCGTTGTTTCGTAGCAGAGCAAAAGGCTAGTCAGTGTGTCTTTAAGCTAGCACTAGTAAAGAAACTCCCCAAAACAATTACTAACATGTGTTTCAAACCCAGAATCACGAGCGAGACGCAAATACTTTTGGGGTTTTCTCTCCAAATCTCCGGTTCTTCAAGTCAACTTTCACCTGTTCATTCCTACGATGTGGATTTGTTTTTAGAATCCTTTACTTTTCCTTTCTCCAGTCAACTGAGAATCTCTTTGTTACGTTTAGCAACCAATGACTCACTTctcccaacacaaacacgattCCATTTTGCTCCCGTTTCCTCCCTTCACTCCATGCTTCAGCAACAACAGTTCAGTTGATACAGGTCAAAGCTAACAGCTGATTGTTAAGATCGCAACCATGACAGGAAAATGTAGCAATGGAAGAGAGTTTCGTCCgacaaaaaacaaacctgaCATTTATAGTAAACAGGAAGTTGTTCTCATGTCTTTATTGTCGACAAACCTCCAGTCATGTTGAAAGCAAGGGTCAAACTATTCCTTTAGACACAGCTGAAGTCTCACTGGAAGCCCAGCGCTGAGGCAGATCCCAGTCTCTGACTGTAGAGGGCGTAGTGGGGGTAGTACGGGCCCGCGGCCGGCAGCGAGTGTAGTGAGAGGGACGAGGGTCCAGGGGGCAGGTGCACTTTACTGTAGGGGTGATAGCGGGCCAGACTCAGGCTGGGGGGGGCCCTGAGTGAGAGGGAGGTGGGCATGGAGGCGGCGCTGCtctggagggggagggggaggtggaggtgaCAGGAAGGTCCGGAGGTGGAAACGGAGAGTAGCTTACTGTCTATCCCGACTGGCAGGCCGGTGTGCGTGCGGAGGTGAGCCAGGAGCTCGTCCGAAGTGCCGAAGCGCTTCTCGCACGGGCCGCTGGCAGAAACCCAGTTGCAGGCGTGAGGAAGGGGGTCGTTGGGGAGCATGAAGCCGTACGAGTAGAGGGGGTGAGAAAGGGATGAGGGCACGCTGGAGGGGAGGGAGTGTAGCGGGTGGGATGGGTAGACCAGCGGGAAGCTGGACTTGAGGCTGGAGGACGGGTCGTGGACGCAGGAGTTGCAGTTGCCCCCGCCGAGGGGGGACATGCCCGGGTAGGTGAGGCAGTAGGGGTCCCTGCACAGGCTCTGCATGAAGGACGGAGGGGAGGCGCCTGCCAGGGGGCTGGAGCTCGAGTGCTTTCCAGGAACTCCCATTCCACCCAGGCTGGACTTGCCGTGGTCCAAGCCGGGGACAAACTGCGACGGGTATCCTGCGTAAGAGCCCACCACGGACCCGTGGTAGCCCAGGGTGGAGGACGCCAGAGGAAACAGCGTTTGGCTGCACTTGTAGGGAGAGATGGGAGTCACGTGTCCGGGTCCCAGGCCAGACTGGGAGGAGTCCACCTTACCCCCCTCGGGGTGGGAGTCAgcgctgctggtgctgcagttcGTGCTGGCTCTGACCTGGCTGGAGTTGGCCTGGTGCGGACTGTCCGACCCACTCTTCTCAGAGTCCTTCTTGTTCCCGCTGCTGCCGGAGGGACTGCGCTGCTCCGGAGACGGATCTCTGTTGGGGGTCTGAGTTGAAGACCGACCACCAGGGGAATGTTTGGGAGGCGGATGTCCCGGAGAGACGGGGGACACGGCTTGGGGATAGGACGGCTGTGCGTCGCTGGTACTCCCATTCGAGACGCCGTTGTTGCTGGCCAACCTGAACCCGACCTTGTCAGTGCCAgcggagctgctgctgactccGTCCCGGCGACAGTCCCCGGCGCTCTTGCTGTACGGCTTGAAGCCGGACTTGTCCTCCGAGCTGGGCCGCGGCTCCACAGACTTTGCGGCGGACGAGCGCCCAGCGGGCTCTTTCTCACTGTGAGAGTTCATCTTAGAAGAGGACGGCGGGTCCGGTTTCCCGATCTGAGAGCAGGTCTGAGCCAGCAGGGCCAGCGGGCTCTTCTTGGCGTCCAGCTGGAGGGAAAATAAAACTCTTCAGAATCAACAGAACCGAAGGAAACAGAAGAACAGACGTTCTGAGAGGCTTGTGACCGGAAGAGATCCAGACTAAAGTCAAACACACGAGACAAAACGGACGCTGACATGTTCGTTATTGTGTCACTAAAAGTGTCTTTATTGTTACTGAACAACTAGAAAGAGACAGTTCTGATCCGCTTGAGCCTCTTTTGGTGCAACATGGTCAAAATATCAAACAGCTATTATCCAGACACTTGAGGAagtatgaaatatttttcaataat
It contains:
- the LOC128767068 gene encoding zinc finger protein 703-like, with the translated sequence MKYLPPDSDRVRVRARRAAAVPLLDPVRQAKRLPIRVVKMLTTHTGHLLHPEYLQPLTPAPVSIELDAKKSPLALLAQTCSQIGKPDPPSSSKMNSHSEKEPAGRSSAAKSVEPRPSSEDKSGFKPYSKSAGDCRRDGVSSSSAGTDKVGFRLASNNGVSNGSTSDAQPSYPQAVSPVSPGHPPPKHSPGGRSSTQTPNRDPSPEQRSPSGSSGNKKDSEKSGSDSPHQANSSQVRASTNCSTSSADSHPEGGKVDSSQSGLGPGHVTPISPYKCSQTLFPLASSTLGYHGSVVGSYAGYPSQFVPGLDHGKSSLGGMGVPGKHSSSSPLAGASPPSFMQSLCRDPYCLTYPGMSPLGGGNCNSCVHDPSSSLKSSFPLVYPSHPLHSLPSSVPSSLSHPLYSYGFMLPNDPLPHACNWVSASGPCEKRFGTSDELLAHLRTHTGLPVGIDSKLLSVSTSGPSCHLHLPLPLQSSAASMPTSLSLRAPPSLSLARYHPYSKVHLPPGPSSLSLHSLPAAGPYYPHYALYSQRLGSASALGFQ